TACAATGAGAATAACTCTTTCTTGGAGGTTCAGTGATGGCAGCAGTGACTGGTGATTGTCCGCACAGTAGTGTATAAGTAATTGTACACGTAGTGTCCATACATGTGATAGTATTTACCTGTAATTGTGCAGGGAACACGGACAATCACCGATCCTGACTGCCATCACTGGACCGCTCCAAAGCATCAATAATAGGAGGAAATAAGATTTCTGACAGGGGGAATCTTTAATTGGTGTCTGATTTATCGATACGTTATTTTCATTGTATATACTTTTATTTCCTGCACCTCTATAGATATCTGTACATAGTAATATAATAACGGTCTCTATACAGAAAGCAGtcagtacagtatatagtaaatATCACCCCAAAGTCAGCTATTACACACAAGCTTAGAAGTGTCATAAAGCCGTCTTAACTGACTTAAATGAGAAATCAGacttttgtgattttcttataAGAAATATGTGTCAAAGCCTAACTTCTCCACCTGGGTTCATGTGCCAGTTTCTAGGGGCTGTTGGGATCCATGTACCAATCTGTAACTCCACATCTCCCACAATTAAACAAAAGGATTCAGAATtctaaaatattactttattataaatgcatTACCAGATTCctctcattatttataatggtagtgtcatggtgtggttTACTGTGACATGGGTTGCCATGTTTCCTCACATTGGTTGCTCTGGTGTACTGGCTGCAGTGAAAGTcatgtataaggaaggatgagcaaatcgacttcgggtgAAACATCCGAAATCGATTTGCattaaactttgttctaatactgtacagagcattggctcagatgagccaaagttattgcttcgtgaagtCTAGCAAGGcttcgcgtaataacttcataaattaatttgtactgtaaaaaaacatttcttgaACTCGAGGAAAAAGAGAACCTTTtatcttataattttttttttctccaggtgAAGACTGGATAAAAGGCTCCCAAGGTCATCTTATTCTATCTCCTTCTTATGAAATAGAAGGTAATCAATCACAAATTAGCAATAATAGAACCGGGCATATTCTGGGTGAGATGTCTGCAAATTCTGAATATGGGAAAGATTTCGAAAATAATGCAAATCTTTCTGTGCACAAAGAGATTCATAATGATGAACGGTCATGTTCTGAAAGAGAGAAAACTTTTAATGAAATATCAAGTGTTACTAAAAATCAAAGAAATCACACGCgaaagaagccatattcatgttcagaatgtgggaagtgtctttgtcagaaatcacatcttgttgaacatcaaaaaagtcacacaggggagaagccattttcatgttcggaatgtgggGAATGTTTTAGTCATAAATTATGTCTTGTAAAACatctgagaattcacacaggggagaagccattttcaagccctgaatgtgggaaatgttttaatgataaatcaaatcttgtgctgcatcagagaattcacacaggggagaaaccatatcAATGTCCTGAAtatgagattttttttactgataaatCAAATTATAATAGACATCAGAAAGTtcatacaggagagaaaccatatccatgtcctgaatgtgagaaatgttttactgaTCAATCAAGTTATAATAAACATCAGAAAGTTCATACAGGAGATAAACCATTTATATGTCCTGAATGTAAGAAATGCTTTAATCGGAAAGATCATCTTAAAACACATCTGAGaactcatacaggagagaagccctattcatgtcctgaatgtggaaagtgttttagtatAAAATCAAGTCTTGAGgtgcatcagagaattcacacaggggagaagccattttcatgtccagaatgtgagaaatgttttagtaGCAAATCACATCTTATTaaacatcagaaaactcacacaggggagaagccattttcatgccctgaatgtgggaaatgttttaattatAAATATAATCTTGTGcagcatcagagaattcacacaggggaaaagccattttcatgtccagaatgtgagaaatgttttagtagcaaatcaaatcttattaaacatcagaaaactcacacaggggagaaaccatttccatgtcctgaatgtgagaaatgttttactgaTAAATCAAGTTATAATAAACATCAGAAAGTTCATACAGGAGATAAACCATTtatatgtcctgaatgtgagaagtgcTTTATTCGGAAAGCTCTTCTTAAAACACATCTGAGaactcatacaggagagaagccctattcatgtcctgaatgcgAAAAGTGTTTTAGTATAAAATCAAGTCTTGAGctgcatcagagaattcacacaggggagaaccaATTTTCATGTAccgaatgtgagaaatgttttagtaAGAAATCTAATCTTATtcaacatcagagaactcacacaggagagaacccattttcatgctcagaatgtggaaagtTGTTTAGTGTGAAATCAAGTTTTGTGAGACAcctgaaaattcacacaggagagaacccattttcatgctcagaatgtggaaagtTGTTTTGTGTGAAATCAAGTTTTGTGAGACAcctgaaaattcacacaggagagaaaccattttcatgcactgaatgtggaaagtgttttagtgagaaatcaagtcttgaggtgcatcagagaattcacacaggggagaagccattttcatgtcccaaatgtgagaaatgttttaataaCAAATCAAATATTATTCaacatcagaaaactcacacaaaagagaagccattttcatgctcagaatgtgggaagtggttTAGTGTGAAATCATATTTTGTGAGACACcttaaaattcacacaggagagaaaccattttcatgcactgaatgtggaaagtgttttagtgagaaatcaagtcttaaggtgcatcagagaattcacacaggggagatgccattttcatgtcccgaatgtgagaaatgttttagtagcaaatcaaatcttattaaacatcagaaaactcacacaggagagaagccattttcatgctcagaatgtggggaGTGGTTTATTGAGAAATCAAGTTTTGAGAGACATCTGAGAATTCACACTAGAGAGAAGCCTATTTAATATACAGAATGTGGGGAATGCTTTGgctgtaaattaaaggggttgtccgggctgtACGTCATAATACCTTAGGGGATATATAGAGCGGGCCTCTGCAGCGGGCCCACTCTATACAAGGCAAATCagaagtattaggctacatgcacacgaccatatctgttttgcggtccacaaattgcggatcagcaaagaAAAACGGATCACATCGTTATGCCATCCGTttaattttgcggatccattgtaacaatgcctaaaatggacaagaatagaacatgttctattttttttcgcggtactacggaacggacatggtgTGCtgaccgcattttttgcggacccattgaaatgaatcggcTCGCAtcatatccgcaaaaaaaaaaccagaataGACTTGGAAACAGACAACGTTCAAGTGCATATAGCCTTAGAGTGTATTAAATGGGCGATGAGCAGATCAAATGTTCATGATCCCATGAACATTAGCATTAAACAAAATAAGCAGTGATTAGCATTCCAGCTCACAAAATACAATTAGGAAggcaatcaaaaagttgtatgcaccAATGGAAATTGTAACTTGTCCCTCAAAACAAGCTCTCATGCAGCTAGATTTCTAGAAAAGTACAAATGTTATGGGCCATTGAATGAAGAGaagcaaaaaaatgtaaaaacaaaaaaaaggtattactgtccaaaagtaaaaaaaaactgaatgtttgaaATAGCAAACTCAAAAAGCAATGGCAGAGTCACAATATTTTTCATGTTGTCACTGTAGAATAGTTTAAAAGTTATGTAATCTCTCTTGAAATGtgcaaataaaatagaataaaattgtTGTGTCCTTATTAAACAAatgcaaataaagtttttttaaatcatgAAATATCGCTCCACTGTAATGTGTAGATGAGGCCGCGCCTTGTGTATCGTCTACCACATTCACAGAGATGTGTGATTGCCCACCTGGACATTAGCCTCACAATGACAACTACTCCCATTATTCAGATGGTGATTGTGCTCCCCCCACATAGCAGTCCAGGGGTTTGGGGAAAATAAAGCAACATAAAAAGAGAAGTTTACAAG
This is a stretch of genomic DNA from Bufo gargarizans isolate SCDJY-AF-19 chromosome 3, ASM1485885v1, whole genome shotgun sequence. It encodes these proteins:
- the LOC122931757 gene encoding oocyte zinc finger protein XlCOF6-like, whose amino-acid sequence is MGTRVKKLRAKKVEGLLMQIASLERKHKSNMSEEAQHNLDLLRSQLKDVLNVTSARALQKLRFKYYSHGDKGSRLVSALLKAQRNKTFISAVKTKSGNRMTTTPAIAEEFCKFYTSLYNLEDASRDAPPHMQDHIDTFLQSIKIPTLNEAGKASLLIPFTIKEIEATLHTIPSGKSPGPDGFPIAYYKKFKEVLLPHFANLCNSLMSGSSLTPQAQLAHISILHKEGKDPEELLNTDLKWWAKLLSQRISKLLPGLIGEEQVIDAIFSLYSAPSAKVLVNGTLSDAFQIKNGTRQGCPLSPTLFVLNLETLLLKFRQSPVIEGLRIEGVHHKMVAFADDLLLMITNPEEAMPHVLGIFEQFGGVSNFKINMDKSEALSFSLDPPFSCSECGECFSHKLCLVKHLRIHTGEKHQKVHTGEKPYPCPECEKCFTDQSSYNKHQKVHTGDKPFICPECKKCFNRKDHLKTHLRTHTGEKPYSCPECGKCFSIKSSLEVHQRIHTGEKPFSCPECEKCFSSKSHLIKHQKTHTGEKPFSCPECGKCFNYKYNLVQHQRIHTGEKPFSCPECEKCFSSKSNLIKHQKTHTGEKPFPCPECEKCFTDKSSYNKHQKVHTGDKPFICPECEKCFIRKALLKTHLRTHTGEKPYSCPECEKCFSIKSSLELHQRIHTGENQFSCTECEKCFSKKSNLIQHQRTHTGENPFSCSECGKLFSVKSSFVRHLKIHTGENPFSCSECGKLFCVKSSFVRHLKIHTGEKPFSCTECGKCFSEKSSLEVHQRIHTG